The DNA sequence AAGCCCATTGACACAGTGTGAGGTGCCTGTAGTTATTGTGCAGCACATAGTGCCATTGTAAATCAGCCATATCCGTTAAATAGGACAGACGTCAAATAATGCAGTGAGTTAATGAGTTCATGTTGCACCGTGACTCTACAAACAGAATAGATTACATGGATTCTCCTACCAGCAGAGACCATTGAGGGAAAACAAAATACCAGTTATAGTTGACCCTCTCCATCTGGCATGGCCATGCAAATCTTTAAACTTACTATATTATGAGAGGGCAAACATTACAATCATGTTTTGAGTGGAATGGTTGTTGGGGTTGCAACAATTATGCAGTCAACACTGCTGCATTGTTTTGATCACATTCAATtgttctctctcaggtcattacctAATTAAGCAAAACGAATTATATGCCTGATTATGATGTGTATTGTGGTACAAATGTAATTGCATCCAAATGTTGAAATTAACATTTTAAATGATTACAAACGATTGATCAATAGACCATGCAAATTAGACAATAAACACAAAACATCCCTACCTTAAATTCCTCCAGGatcttgtatgtttttccccgGTATTCACAAAAGTTTTTAACCTCCTTGCATTCTGGACAACATCCATTGTGCTCCACTTTTGTGCACTTCGGGTGTATCTTGGGGCACTCTGGCTGGTCGCACACCGGCCCGTCCTCGGTGCAAACGCACGGGCAGTTCGAGTGTCCCGGGAAGAAACGTTCCCCCAGTTTGTAAACGAAGCCACTGTCGTCCACGCAAACTTTCCCCCGGTAGTCGTCGAAAATTATGGTGTCGCTGTTGGCAGTTAACTCCGCCTCGTCCGCGGCGTAATCCTCGGGACTGAAGGAAGCTGGTGACACAGTGGCGTGGAGGGCGAGGAGGACAACGCAGGTCATTGGAAAGAGAGGGCCCATCCTTCGCCGCGGTATTCCTATTGCATTCAAGGAGAGGGTCGAAGTTGCATTTACTTTACCCTTAACTTTCCATTCACTGTCTGTTCTTGCATGAAGCAAGACAAGGCTGTTTGGGACAGGTGCCAAATAAACATCCTGATGATATCATACAAATGGTGTGGGATATTTTCAATTAGACTTATTCACAACCACGGACACAATCACAGTAAAGGTTTACAATCTAAGtcgtctttgtgtgtgtgcgtgagagacagacatacagacagagagagagcgagagagagaaataaagaaattaAGAGGGACAATATGTGTATTAGAATAAATAAGACCAATAAACAGCAATTAGTAGAAAAAATGTCTTAGGCTATTGTTGGATTCCCAAAAAGGAGGTCGCCCATTGCATCGGTAGCGGAAACCTACCGGTAAAGTATTGGTACAGGCTCGTAGGCTACATTGCAAACACCTGTGTTTTCTTATAGATTAAAGGCTATGGCACATTGAACCCAGTGCAGTTCAGAGTGAAAATATAACCTAACCTTATAGGTCTCATGTGCTTtgcttttataaaaaataaaaacagatttgGATCTTCAATGTGAATTACATGACCAACAGGTTTCTCCATGTTAATCATTTGAACACCCTTGTCAGTGGGGATTTGATCACCCCGCCCATGCTTAGTGttgattttatttgtttttattttacttcAACAGCCTTTACCAAAAGAATGACATATTCCCCCAGTCAGTGCTTAATGCGCAATAGGCTTTAGTCCAAACGCTTCGCCCCTCGCGATGGTAGCTAGAAGAACGGAATTCTATATTTGCCTCGAGACTAAACTGAGCTCTGTTCATTATATTCCTTCCTGCCAAGGGAGAGACTCACTGAATCTTAATTGACAGAAACATTTCTTGACAATATTGTTGTCCTCAAATACCAATCTAAAGTAGGCCTATTTCCTATCATTACATTTATGATATAAACTGCAGAATGTCAGTATTTAAAGTAAGAGAAAGCTCCAAGAGAAATAAGATGTGTTGACAATGGAAAAAGGAGACGAGGTTTTACAATGGATTTGACAATAAATGGGAAGGTGGATAAACTGGCCATTACAGACTGACTCACCGCGTTGAAATGCCTGGTTCCACTGGTAGGAGTCGGGATCAACAGAGATCCAAACCGGTAGAACGGATTAAACACAGGACACAACAACTTCCAGATGAACAATTCGATGAAACCACCAGGCTCCAGATAAAAAGATAATCCCCCTTCAGTTGCTATTGTTGTGCGTAAAAGCAGTTAGATACTAGACCATTGTCGGTACCGATGCCTTTGGAGCAGCGCAAGCGATGTGATATGCACACACAAATCGGTCTGATACATGATTATCCCTTATTTCCCAGAGATTAAGATAACAACACCACAATAGGCAGTTCACGTGTGAAAAATAAGACTCGAAAAATTATAATTCCCTCTATTGTTGTCAATAGGCTGATCCTAGACGTCCACGGCAGTGAGGTTCATTTCAATCAACTTCCAATTGCTGCAGATCAAAAACACCATTCGGTCTTGTTGCATACATCCAGCAGCGCGTGCATGGCAATGGGAAATATAATAGACCAGAGATCCGGAAGATATAACTTTAAGAGGAGAACAAATATCTAAAAGATACGACATTTACACCTAACATCTCCTTTTCGCGAGGGAAAGTTAAATGTTAGCCAAAATATACGTTTTATCTTCCACACTTTTCCGTGCGCACTCACCGGGAAGAAGTTGAGAACATAGTAACAATCACAGCTTGATGCTCGTTAGTTGAATAAGTTGAGGCGAAAAAGCACCGAATCAAGTCCTCCGCCTATACGGCCAATGTTGTTTAGAGGAGCATACAGGAACAGCGGCGCTTCTCATGACCCTTGTGAGCAAGACGACGCACTCTACTTCAGGACCACGGACAGCGGCAGAGCGGAACAGCGGCAGACAGCGGTGTCTTCAGCACTGTCGCTGTTCAGTCGAGGGTCCCACTGAGCACGCAGAGATTCGAGAGTTTTCCCATCTTGCTCCCCAGACCAGGAAGGAAAAGGCAAAATGAGAACTCATCAGGGATCTTGAAGTGGCATTTTATTCTACCGATATGCTCCCAATAAAACTGAATCAAACGAAATAGCTGGATGGGGTTTGCACTCTCAAATATCACATGGAGCGGATTTCATTAAAACCAGAGAGCACAGTTTCTCCATGTGCAGAGGTTATTTCTGCTACGGTAGCCTGTGATCTCTATGTTAGCTGGGTGATCACACACACATTGCCATTCGTACAGCAAATAACCGAAACATAGACTTCACAATTGTATAACTTGTAGAGAACGGATGTTGCATAATGTGACATTCTGTTTCTTTCAGAATAGACTACACAGTAATTTCACAGTATTTAAGATCTGCACAATTCCACATAATATCTGCTCTCCGTATGATTGCCCGTAGGGGCCACTGCCAGTCTGCATTCAAAGTCAAAATAAAGATGTTTGAGGCAGAACCAAAGATAATACATTATAGATATTCTGGAATTGAATTAAACAGATGCGATCCATCCAAAGAACCCCACTGACCTGCATTTGACTAACGGAGCAGAGTATGCTGTAGCCTACCGGGGCTTGGCTATTATTAGACATGCGATGGGGAACGAGATAGTTAAGGCTGTGGGTCTTGCATGCATCTTGTGCATATGTCGCGGTGTAACGCCAATTCACCTTATGCTGTCTGAGTCTGACATTGAAAGCGCTGAAATCATTTAACGTTTTAGACCCTATTGAGTCGTAGAATATTCAACACATTTTAAAACGAAACCATGAAGTTAAGATGTATTCTCGAACACCTTA is a window from the Oncorhynchus tshawytscha isolate Ot180627B linkage group LG03, Otsh_v2.0, whole genome shotgun sequence genome containing:
- the vwc2l gene encoding von Willebrand factor C domain-containing protein 2-like isoform X2, producing MGPLFPMTCVVLLALHATVSPASFSPEDYAADEAELTANSDTIIFDDYRGKVCVDDSGFVYKLGERFFPGHSNCPCVCTEDGPVCDQPECPKIHPKCTKVEHNGCCPECKEVKNFCEYRGKTYKILEEFKPSPCEWCRCEPNNEVHCVVSDCAVPECVNPVYEPEQCCPICKNGPNCFAGTTIIPAGIEVKVDDCTICRCHNGDWWKPAQCLRRECLNGQTLS